In a genomic window of Streptococcus mitis NCTC 12261:
- a CDS encoding glutamyl-tRNA synthetase has translation MSRSIDLLKHRYLKNIKENPELFVGIELEYPVVNLEGDATDVEVIKYLFRYLVSALDFTVEKVDDFGTPIQLVEPASQDVILFEVSYTTIEFAFGKAETIQEVENRFNNYMDVIQRKLGESNHAIVGCGIHPNWNKNENTPVAYPRYQMLVDYLNLSRNMAESDLHHFPEYGAFICGSQVQLDVSKSNYLRVINAFTQIEGAKAYLLANSEFSGEDWDTKISRDIFWEESMHGIYPENVGVNARLFKDEDDFFDYLDHSAIFTAERDGQTYYFYPIQARDYLATTEIQAYALNGDEILIYPQEKDFETHRSYQYQDLTTRGTVEFRSVCTQPLERTFASAAFHLGLLVNLDKLEAYLETATFFKEFGRNYKFLRRQFSKKKLTNEEETAIIEFSKHILLLACEGLEMRNKQETSYLQPLKEELGL, from the coding sequence ATGTCTCGTTCTATCGATTTATTAAAACATCGGTATTTGAAAAATATTAAAGAAAATCCTGAATTGTTTGTCGGGATTGAGCTGGAATATCCTGTTGTAAACTTGGAAGGGGATGCTACAGATGTTGAAGTTATCAAGTACTTATTCCGATATTTAGTTTCTGCTTTGGATTTTACTGTCGAAAAGGTTGATGATTTTGGGACTCCTATTCAGTTAGTGGAGCCAGCAAGTCAGGATGTTATTTTATTTGAAGTTTCCTATACTACGATTGAGTTTGCATTTGGTAAGGCTGAAACAATTCAAGAGGTCGAAAATCGTTTTAATAATTATATGGATGTAATTCAGAGAAAATTAGGCGAATCCAATCATGCTATCGTTGGCTGCGGTATTCATCCCAACTGGAATAAAAATGAGAATACTCCAGTTGCTTATCCACGTTATCAGATGTTAGTGGACTATTTGAATTTGAGTAGAAATATGGCTGAATCAGACTTGCATCATTTCCCTGAATATGGTGCTTTTATCTGTGGGAGTCAGGTTCAGTTGGATGTTTCAAAGTCTAACTACTTACGAGTGATTAATGCTTTTACCCAAATTGAAGGGGCTAAGGCTTATTTACTTGCCAATTCTGAGTTTTCAGGTGAGGATTGGGATACGAAAATTTCAAGGGATATTTTCTGGGAAGAATCGATGCATGGTATATATCCAGAGAATGTTGGTGTCAATGCTAGGCTCTTTAAAGATGAGGATGATTTTTTTGATTATCTAGATCATTCTGCAATTTTTACTGCGGAACGCGATGGGCAAACCTATTATTTTTATCCGATTCAGGCAAGGGACTATTTGGCTACAACTGAAATCCAAGCATATGCTCTTAATGGGGATGAGATTCTTATTTACCCTCAAGAGAAGGATTTTGAAACTCATCGTAGTTATCAGTACCAAGACTTAACGACTCGGGGTACAGTTGAGTTTCGTAGTGTGTGTACTCAACCTCTAGAGAGAACCTTCGCTTCTGCAGCTTTTCACTTAGGATTGTTGGTTAATTTAGATAAGTTAGAAGCTTACTTAGAAACAGCGACTTTCTTTAAAGAATTTGGGCGAAATTACAAGTTTTTAAGACGACAATTTTCTAAGAAAAAGCTTACAAATGAGGAAGAAACTGCGATTATTGAATTTTCCAAACACATACTCCTGCTAGCTTGCGAAGGACTGGAGATGAGAAATAAGCAAGAAACAAGCTATTTACAGCCTTTGAAAGAAGAATTGGGCCTATAA
- the thrC gene encoding threonine synthase yields MTLVYQSTRDANNTVTASQAILQGLATDGGLFTPVTYPKVDLDFDKLKDASYQEVAKLVLSAFLDDFTAEELDYCINNAYDSKFDTPAIAPLVKLDGQYNLELFHGSTIAFKDMALSILPYFMTTAAKKHGLENKIVILTATSGDTGKAAMAGFADVPGTEIIVFYPKDGVSKVQELQMTTQAGDNTHVIAIDGNFDDAQTNVKHMFNDVALREKLAANKLQFSSANSMNIGRLVPQIVYYVYAYAQLVKTGEIVAGEKVNFTVPTGNFGNILAAFYAKQIGLPVGKLICASNDNNVLTDFFKTRVYDKKREFKVTTSPSMDILVSSNLERLIFHLLGNDAVKTAELMNALNTQGQYELTDFDAEILELFAAEYATEEETAAEIKRVYESDSYIEDPHTAVASAVYKKYQAATGDVTKTVIASTASPYKFPVVAVEAVTGKVGLTDFEALAQLHEISGVAVPPAVDGLETSPVRHKTTVAATDMQAAVEAYLGL; encoded by the coding sequence ATGACATTAGTTTATCAATCAACACGTGATGCCAACAATACAGTAACTGCTAGCCAAGCAATTTTGCAAGGTTTGGCAACGGATGGTGGTTTGTTTACACCAGTCACTTATCCAAAGGTAGATTTGGACTTTGACAAATTGAAAGATGCTTCTTATCAGGAAGTTGCTAAGTTAGTTTTGTCAGCCTTTTTAGATGACTTTACGGCTGAGGAGTTGGACTACTGTATCAATAATGCCTACGATAGCAAGTTTGATACTCCAGCTATAGCGCCTTTGGTGAAATTAGACGGCCAATACAACTTGGAACTGTTTCATGGTTCAACGATTGCCTTTAAGGATATGGCCTTGTCTATCTTGCCATACTTTATGACAACAGCTGCTAAGAAGCATGGTTTGGAGAACAAGATTGTCATTTTGACAGCGACATCTGGTGATACTGGGAAAGCTGCTATGGCAGGCTTCGCAGATGTTCCAGGTACTGAAATTATCGTCTTTTATCCAAAAGATGGTGTCAGCAAGGTACAAGAGCTGCAAATGACTACTCAGGCTGGCGACAATACTCATGTTATCGCCATTGACGGTAACTTTGACGATGCGCAAACCAACGTGAAGCATATGTTTAATGATGTGGCTCTCCGTGAAAAATTGGCTGCTAACAAGTTACAATTTTCATCAGCTAACTCTATGAACATTGGTCGTTTGGTACCACAAATTGTTTATTATGTTTATGCCTACGCTCAGTTGGTTAAGACTGGTGAAATTGTGGCTGGTGAAAAGGTTAACTTCACAGTACCAACAGGAAACTTTGGAAATATCTTAGCTGCCTTTTATGCTAAGCAAATTGGTTTGCCAGTTGGCAAATTAATTTGTGCTTCAAATGACAACAATGTCTTGACAGACTTCTTCAAGACACGTGTTTACGACAAGAAACGTGAGTTTAAAGTAACAACTAGTCCATCTATGGATATCTTGGTATCTTCAAACTTAGAGCGCTTGATTTTCCATCTTTTGGGAAATGATGCGGTTAAGACAGCTGAACTCATGAATGCCTTGAATACACAAGGACAATATGAATTGACAGACTTTGATGCAGAGATTCTGGAACTCTTCGCGGCTGAATATGCGACTGAAGAAGAAACGGCAGCAGAAATCAAGCGTGTCTACGAGTCAGATTCTTATATCGAGGATCCACATACGGCGGTTGCCTCGGCAGTTTATAAGAAATACCAAGCGGCTACTGGCGATGTGACTAAGACAGTGATTGCTTCAACAGCTAGTCCTTATAAGTTCCCAGTGGTTGCAGTAGAGGCTGTAACAGGGAAAGTAGGTTTAACAGACTTTGAAGCCTTGGCTCAATTACATGAAATTTCAGGTGTTGCAGTACCACCAGCAGTTGATGGCCTTGAAACATCTCCAGTTCGTCACAAGACAACCGTGGCAGCTACTGATATGCAAGCAGCGGTGGAGGCTTATCTAGGACTTTAA
- a CDS encoding MATE family efflux transporter: protein MFKKNKDILNIALPAMGENFLQMLMGMVDSYLVAHLGLIAISGVSVAGNIITIYQAIFIALGAAISSVISKSLGQKDQSKLAYHVTEALKITLLLSFILGALSIFAGQEMIGLLGTERDVAESGGLYLSLVGGSIVLLGFMTSLGALIRATHNPRLPLYVSLLSNALNILFSSLAIFILDMGIAGVAWGTILSRLVGLVILWSQLKLPFEKPTFGLDKKLLTLALPAAGERLMMRAGDVVIIALVVSFGTEAVAGNAVGEVLTQFNYMPAFGVATATVMLVARAVGEDNWERVANLSKQTFWLSLVLMFPLTFSIYALGIPLTHLYTTDSLAVEASVLVTLFSLLGTPMTIGTVIYTAVWQGLGNARLPFYATSIGMWCIRIGTGYLMGIVLGWGLPGIWAGTLLDNGFRWLFLRYRYQRYMSLKG from the coding sequence TTGTTTAAGAAAAATAAAGACATTCTTAATATTGCATTGCCAGCTATGGGTGAAAACTTTTTGCAGATGCTCATGGGAATGGTGGACAGTTATTTGGTTGCTCATTTAGGATTGATAGCTATTTCAGGTGTTTCAGTAGCTGGTAATATTATCACGATTTATCAGGCGATTTTCATTGCTCTAGGGGCAGCTATTTCTAGTGTTATTTCAAAAAGTTTGGGGCAGAAGGATCAGTCTAAGCTAGCCTATCATGTGACTGAGGCGTTAAAAATTACTTTACTATTAAGTTTCATTTTAGGAGCTTTGTCTATCTTCGCTGGGCAAGAGATGATTGGACTCTTGGGAACGGAGAGAGATGTAGCTGAGAGTGGCGGACTCTATCTATCCTTGGTAGGCGGATCGATTGTTCTTTTGGGGTTCATGACGAGTCTGGGTGCTTTGATTCGTGCAACGCATAATCCACGTTTGCCTCTCTATGTGAGTCTTTTATCCAATGCCTTGAATATTCTTTTTTCAAGTCTAGCTATTTTTATTCTGGATATGGGGATAGCTGGTGTTGCTTGGGGGACAATTCTGTCTCGTTTGGTAGGTCTTGTGATTTTATGGTCGCAATTAAAGTTGCCTTTTGAGAAACCGACTTTTGGTTTAGATAAGAAACTATTGACCTTAGCTTTGCCAGCAGCTGGAGAGCGGCTTATGATGCGGGCTGGTGATGTCGTGATCATTGCCTTGGTTGTGTCTTTTGGAACGGAGGCAGTTGCTGGGAATGCAGTCGGAGAAGTCTTGACCCAGTTTAACTATATGCCTGCCTTTGGCGTCGCTACGGCAACGGTCATGCTGGTGGCCCGAGCAGTTGGAGAGGATAATTGGGAAAGAGTAGCTAATTTGAGCAAGCAAACCTTTTGGCTTTCTCTGGTCCTCATGTTCCCCTTGACCTTCAGTATCTATGCTTTGGGTATACCACTCACTCATCTCTATACGACTGATTCTTTAGCGGTGGAGGCTAGTGTTTTAGTGACACTTTTTTCACTACTTGGTACTCCTATGACGATAGGAACAGTCATCTATACAGCAGTCTGGCAGGGTTTGGGCAATGCTCGGCTTCCCTTTTATGCGACAAGTATAGGAATGTGGTGTATCCGCATTGGAACAGGATATCTGATGGGGATTGTGCTTGGTTGGGGCTTGCCCGGTATTTGGGCCGGAACCCTTTTGGATAATGGTTTTCGTTGGTTATTTCTACGTTACCGTTACCAGCGCTATATGAGCTTGAAAGGATAG
- a CDS encoding HAD family hydrolase yields MQKTAFIWDLDGTLLDSYEAILSGIEETFAQFSIPYDKEKVREFILKFSVQDLLEKVAEERKLDVEVLNQVRAQSLAEKNAQVVLMPGARDVLAWAEESGIQQFVYTHKGDNALTILRDLGLESYFTEILTSQSGFARKPSSEAATYLLDKYQLDSEKTYYIGDRILDVEFAQNSKIQSINFLESTYEGNHRIQGLADISRFFKAER; encoded by the coding sequence ATGCAAAAAACAGCTTTTATTTGGGATTTAGACGGGACTTTATTGGACTCTTATGAAGCGATTTTATCAGGGATTGAGGAAACTTTTGCTCAGTTTTCTATTCCTTATGATAAGGAGAAGGTGAGAGAGTTTATTCTCAAGTTTTCTGTGCAGGATTTGCTGGAGAAAGTTGCGGAAGAGCGAAAACTGGATGTCGAGGTGCTAAATCAGGTGCGTGCCCAGAGTCTGGCTGAGAAGAATGCTCAGGTAGTTTTGATGCCAGGTGCGCGTGATGTGCTAGCTTGGGCAGAGGAATCAGGAATTCAGCAGTTTGTTTACACTCATAAGGGAGACAATGCTCTTACCATTCTAAGAGACTTGGGTTTGGAATCTTATTTTACAGAGATTTTAACAAGTCAGAGTGGCTTTGCGCGTAAACCTAGTTCAGAAGCGGCCACCTATCTGTTAGACAAGTATCAGTTGGATTCTGAGAAGACCTATTATATAGGGGATCGGATTCTGGATGTGGAATTCGCGCAGAATAGTAAGATTCAAAGCATTAATTTTTTAGAGTCAACTTATGAAGGAAATCATAGGATTCAAGGGTTAGCAGATATTTCCCGTTTTTTTAAGGCTGAGCGATAA